ATCAGAGACCGGAGAGTAATACAGTCTATGTGGCTGAAAACGGTACCCGTTGGAAACTGCTGAAAAAGCCCAAGGTCGAATCGCGTCTGAATGACTATCTGCTGAATCACCAGGACCTTTCGCCATCGAGCAATATCAAGGGCATCATGCCCTACGCCACATTCGTCAGTTACGATGAAAACAAGCAGTGAATGGTGCCAGCCCAGATGCATACGGAATGAGTTCAGTGCCTCATATCAGTAATCGCCTCAGCCAGGCCTGTATGCTCCTGTGCCTGTTCCTGGTGATTTCCCAGTCCACATCCGCTGCGGATGATCCCTCGCCCAAGGATTGGCTTGAGCGTATGATGCGGGCGGTACAACAGCTGAACTATCAGGGTACCTTCGTCTATCTGCACGACAATCAGCTTGAGAGCATGAAAATCGTACATGCGGTGCAGGGCGATCGTGTAAGAGAGAGCCTGATGTCCCTTAACGGAACCCCACGCGAGGTGATTCGCGACGAGGAGTCGGTGACCTGCGTATTGCCTGATTCAAACGAGGTTTCTATTGATAGGCGAACTCCCAGCACCAAGTTCCTCAATATTCTACCGCACGACCTGGACCAACTCGATAACCACTACAGCTTTCAAAATGTCGGCAAGAGCCGGATCGCCAATCGTCAGGCCCAGGTTGTGGTGATTGTTCCGAATGATCGCCTGCGTTATGGCTACCGATTCGCACTCGATATCGAAAGCGGTCTGCCGCTGAAATCCGATTTGCTGAATGAACACGGCGAATTGGTCGAGCAGACGATGTTCACTGACCTGCAGATAGGCGTCGCGGAAATCAGTGAACTCCACAACAGGGAGTCTCTGTTTACCTACCGGTTGAAAAGTCATCCCGATGAAACAAACAAAATACCCCTGTTGAATCCCAACAAATGGGATTTCATTGGCTTGCCCAGCGGATTCAGACTAAGAATGCAACATCAATTGATCGACCCACAGGGCAGTGATCCCATAGATCAGTATGTATTCAGTGACGGTTTGAGTTCACTTTCCGTCTTTGTCGAACCGGAAACCAGGGAAGAGGCATTCAGTGGGGTATCACGACTTGGTGCCATCAATGCCTGGGGAGGCCAGGTTGAAGGTTTTCAGGTGACTGCAGTGGGCGAGGTGCCAGCGGTTACTATTCTGGGTATTGTGCAAGGCATGCAGCTCAAGCAAACTCATGATTGAGGAGCCTGCAACCGTCATCAGCATTGATGATGAACACGCAGTCGTAGAGACAGAACAACGCCCAGCCTGTGGCGCTTGTGCCAATGCCGGCGGATGCAGTACCTCCGTACTCAGCGGGCTCTTCAAACGACGACACAACAGGCTCAGAGTTTTCAATCCCATTCATGCCAGGCCGGGCCAACGGGTTATTATCGGATTGCAGGAGAATGCGCTTCTGAAAGTCTCTTTTCTTGCCTATCTGCTACCGCTCGTATGTATGATATTGATGGCGATCCTGATGCAGGCTGCGGCAACGCTTTTTATATGGCAGATTGGGGAACTCCCGCAAGTGGTCGGTGGTCTATTGGGCCTGATTGGCGGATTTATTCTACTCAGGCAGCTTGCCGGGCAGAAGCAGAATGAACCAGGTTATCAAGCAGTCATATTGCGTCTGGCCGGCACTGTGAACGTTGAGTTTTCAAAAGAGTATATTGGCTAGATGCCTACCCGCCGCTGACCGAAACCTTATTTCCATGACATATTCCTTGCGCTATCTTCAAGTTTCCTCCAGGAGCTGTAACATGAGACTAATTAAAATCCCCGCATACATTTTTACAGTAGTCATACTGGGATTAATCTTTACTGTTCCGCTAAATGCCAGGGAGCTGCCGAATTTTGCGGATTTAGCAGAAGAAAACGCCCCTTCAGTGGTGAATATCAGCACCAAACAGAAGTCTCTGAGTCAAAACCTGCAGCGTTTCAATATTCCTGAGTTGGAAGACTTCCCTGAGGGCAGTCCACTTGGGGAACTGATGAAAAAGTTCTTTGGAAATCATGGATTCCCAATGCCGGACGAGGGACCTGAAAAGCGCTCGCTCGGCTCCGGATTCATTATTTCCGCGGATGGGTACATCCTGACCAACAACCATGTTGTCGATGAGGCGGATCAGATTCTGGTACGTATGAATGACCGCAGAGAGTTCGTGGCCGAGGTGGTTGGAAAGGATGAGCGCAGCGATATCGCCCTGATAAAAATCGATGCCGAGGATCTTCCTGTGGTGGAAATAGGGGACTCCAAACGGCTTAGAGTGGGCGAATGGGTGTTGGCGATCGGATCGCCGTTTGGTTTCGATCATTCAGTTACCGCGGGTATCGTGAGTGCCAAAGGCCGTAATCTACCAAGCGAGAATTATGTCCCTTTCATCCAGACCGATGTGGCTATCAATCCCGGTAATTCCGGGGGTCCGCTGTTTAATCTTGATGGCAAGGTCGTTGGCATCAATTCTCAAATCTACAGCCGTTCGGGCGGTTTTATGGGACTCTCATTCGCCATACCCATTGAAATGGCGATCGATGTTGCCGAACAGCTGAAGACCCGGGGGCGCGTCACCCGTGGCTGGCTTGGTGTATTGATTCAGGATGTAACCAATGATCTTGCCGACAGCTTTGGCATGGAGCATCCTCGTGGTGCACTGATCGCACGCGTACTGCCGGACAGCCCTTCCGAAGAGGCGGGATTGCAGGTAGGAGATGTCATTTTGGAGTTTAACGGCGCCAAGATTGCCACCTCTTCTGAGTTACCGCCACTGGTGGGCAGCAGTAATGTGGATAAGCCTGCGCTGCTGAGAATTTTGCGCAACGGCAAAATCAAAGAGATCAATGTCAATATCGGAGAGCTGCCGGCGGAAGATGAAATGGCGCTGGCCGGTAGTCAGGCACCGAAAGTCTCGGAGAACCGACTCGGTCTGATGGTCTCATCGGTCAGTCCGCAATTGCAAAAACAGTTGCGCCTACCCAGTCAGCGCGGTGTAGTGGTGGACTCGGTAACGGGGCAGGCCGCGCGGGAAGCCGGTATCCAGCAAGGTGACATTATCATTATGATCAATCAGCAAGAGATTGAGGGAGTAGAACATTTTAATCGATTGGTCAAGGAGTTAGCGGCAGACAAAACAGTGCCCCTACTGGTTCATCGCAATACGGGACCAATTTTTCTCGCATTGCGCGTTCCTGAAGAGTGACCGCTCTGCATTTCTATTACAGAGAGGGTTGCCATCTTTGCGATGACATGCTGATGGAGCTTGAACGGCTGCAAGCGGAGTGGGGCTTTGAGCTTATCGAGGTCGATATAGACCGCAATCCCGCCATCCGGGAGAAGTACCAGACTCGGATACCGCTACTGGAAGATCACCAGGGAAGGTGTCTGAGTGAGTATTTTCTCGACCAGGTGACGCTTCTACGCTATTTGCAGGGCGCTTGATTTGGTATCATTGCAGGTTTGCGGCATCAAACAACGATTGAAACGCCCCGAGACGGGGCGTTTCTGTTTTTCGACGAGATCTTCAGGGCTCTATGGCAGATTTGCAACATATCCGTAATTTTTCAATCATTGCGCACATCGATCATGGAAAATCGACAATTGCGGATCGATTTATCCAGAATTGTGGAGGATTGACTGATCGTGAAATGGCGGATCAGGTGTGTGACTCCATGGATCTGGAACGCGAGCGGGGCATTACGATCAAGGCACAGAGTGTAACGCTCGATTATCAGGCTGAAAACGGCGAGACATATCAACTCAACTTTATCGATACCCCCGGCCATGTGGATTTTTCCTATGAAGTGTCCCGTTCTCTCTCGGCCTGTGAAGGTGCGTTGCTGGTAGTCGACGCTGCACAGGGTGTCGAAGCACAGAGTGTAGCCAACTGTTATACCGCTATCGAGCAGGGACTCGAAGTGATGCCTGTGCTGAATAAAATTGATCTGCCGTCGGCGGATCCCGAACGGGTCATCAATGAGATCGAAGAGATTATCGGGCTTGATGCCGGGAATGCAATTCGGGTCAGTGCCAAAACAGGTCTTGGTATCGATGAACTGCTGGAGCAGCTGGTGGCAACCATTCCTCCCCCTTCCGGGGATGCAGATGCGCCTTTGCAGGCGCTTATCATCGATTCCTGGTTTGATTCCTATGTGGGAGTGATTTCGCTGATACGCGTCATGAATGGAGTAATCAGGCCAAAGGACAAGATGCGGATAATGTCCACAGGGCGGGTTTTCCAGGTGGAGAAGGTGGGTGTTTTCACCCCTAAACAACTCGATAAATCACAACTGGGGACCGGAGAGGTGGGTTTTGTCATTGCAGGCATCAAGGAGATAGACGGTGCTCCCGTGGGTGACACCATCACGCTTGAGAATCGCCAGGCATCTGTACCTCTGCCCGGATTCGAAGAGATGCGCCCACGGGTCTTCTCCGGCCTCTATCCGGTCAACTCAGATGACTATGAGGCCCTGCGGGATGCACTACAGAAACTGCGCCTCAATGATGCTGCGCTGCACTATGAGCCGGAGACCTCACAAGCCCTGGGATTTGGTTTTCGTTGCGGTTTCCTGGGCATGCTGCACATGGAGATCGTCCAGGAGCGCCTGGAACGCGAGTACGATCTCGATCTGATCACCACCGCGCCCTCCGTGGTGTATGAGGTGTTGAAAAACAGTGGTGAACTGATTCATATCGAGAATCCGGCTGCATTACCCGACCCAAGCAAGATCGAAGAAGTCCGCGAACCTGTGATCAATGCAACGATCCTTGTGCCCCAGGACTACCTGGGTAACGTGATCACGCTTTGCATTGAAAAGCGTGGTGTACAGAAAAACATGCAGTACCTGGCCGGGCAGGTACAGTTGAGCTACGAACTGCCGATGAACGAAGTGGTGCTCGATTTCTTCGATCGGCTCAAGTCGGTGAGTCGTGGGTATGCATCGTTTGAATATGAGTTCACCCATTTTCAAGTGGCCCCACTGGTGAAGCTGGATGTGTTGATCAACGGTGACCGGGTGGATGCCCTCTCTTTGATCGTTCACAAAGATCAGTCTCAAAGCCGTGGTCGTGAACTGACAACGAAAATGAAGGAGATCATTCCGCGACAGATGTTTGAAGTTGCCATCCAAGCGGCGATCGGCAATAAAATCATTGCCCGAACGACGGTTAAGGCTTTACGTAAGAATGTAACGGCCAAATGTTACGGGGGCGATATCACACGCAAGCGCAAGCTGCTTGAGAAGCAGAAAGCGGGGAAAAAGCGTATGAAACAGGTTGGTAAGGTAGAGATCCCACAGGATGCCTTTCTTGCCGTGCTGCAAGTGGGTAAGGATAATTAGCTCTCCAGGAGAGGATACCAAAAAACAATGAATTTTGATTTTCCTACATTTCTTGTTGTCGCCAGTGCCCTGACAGGCGGCATCTGGTTGTTGGACAGCATCTTTCTGGCACCGAAACGACGTCAGCTGGCAACTGATCAAAGTGTAGATACGGATGAGGTTTCGGCCGCAGGAAAAGAGCCTCTGATCGTTGAGTACTCACGTTCTTTCTTTCCTGTAATATTCGCCGTATTGATACTCCGTTCCTTTCTGGTGGAACCATTTCGTATTCCTTCCGGGTCGATGATGCCAACGCTGCTGGTTGGGGATTTTATTCTGGTGAACAAGTTCAGCTACGGAATACGCTTGCCCGTCTTGAATAAGAAAATAATAGAACTGGGTGATCCACAGCGGGGTGACCCCGTCGTCTTCCGTTATCCAAAACAGCCTTGGGTGGATTACATCAAGCGTGTCATCGCAATACCGGGGGACACGGTCTATTACCGAAGCAAGACCCTGTATGTGAATGGAGAGGCGATGCCGCAAACTCCTGTGGGTCGGTATACAGGTACCGGCAGTGGAGTACGCATGACCGGTGCCATAATGGCCATGGAAGATCTTGATGGGACTGAACATTCGGTTCTGATCAATCCGCTTGCACCTGATCTGCCCACCGGATGCAGGGTTTTGAGCCAGGGACCGATCACCATTCCACAAGGACAATATTTTGTGATGGGCGACAATCGGGACAACAGTAACGATAGCCGTTGTTGGGGGCTGGTTCCCGATGAGAATCTTGTCGGTAAGGCCTTCGGTATTTGGATGAATTGGGATTCCGAAATCGATTCATTCCCGCCAATAGCATGGGAACGCATCGGAAAGGGTATTGAATAGTCGTTTTAAACAAAATTCACTTGCTGAATAGTCTGCTATCAGCTATTTGTGCTGTTTCTTCATGAAATATCGAGGTATCTCATATGCAATCACTACAAAAGCAAAAAGGACTCACGTTTATCAGCTGGTTGGTGATCCTGATCGTAGCGGGTTTTTTGGTTTATGTCGGTATCAAGATCACTCCTGTCTATATCGATCACTATGCAGTCAAAGCTGCTCTCAGTTCAGTGGAGAACGATCCGTTAACAGCTCGCAAGTCGAAGAGGGAGATTCGTAATATGATTGCCAAGAGGTTGGATGTAAATAATATCCGACATGTCAATCGGGATCACATCAATATAAAACGCAGTGGTAAGAACACAATAATCAGTATTGCTTATGAGGAACGTCGACCTATTGTATATAACATCTCTTTGCTAATGACCTTTGAAGAAACTGCAGAGCTAACAGCCAATTGAAAACTGATGTCGATAAGCTTTGCCGAGAACTCGGCTACCGCTTTACAGATCCGCAGTTGATGGAACAGGCGCTGACACATCGCAGCGTTGGTGGTAAAAACAATGAACGCCTGGAATATCTCGGTGACGCCATTTTAGGATTTGTCATCGCCGATGAACTGTTCAAGCATTTTCGAGAAGCGACCGAAGGCCAGTTGAGCCGTTTACGTTCGAGCCTGGTCAAGCGCGATACCCTGGCCGAAGTGGCCCGCGACTTCAATCTCGGTGACTACCTCCACTTGGGACAGGGTGAGTTACGCAGTGGCGGTCAAAGCAGAGACTCAATTCTGGCGGATGGATTGGAGGCGATCTTTGCATCGATCTATCTGGATGGGGGTTATGAGGCGTGTCGTCATGTGATTCAGGCAATTTTTCTGCCTCGACTGGGTAGAATGAACCTGGAGAATCAGCAGAAAGATCCCAAGACAGGGTTACAGGAGTATCTGCAGGCGAATAAGATCGATTTGCCCAGTTATGAGATTGTGGATATCAAAGGTGATCCCCACAACCAGCGCTTCACCGTAAACTGCGCTGTTATAGGTTTGGGAAAGAAGGCTACAGGAGAAGGCTCAAGCAGAAGAAAGGCTGAACAGGATGCTGCATCGAAAATGCTGACGCTTTTAAAAGATGACCAAGTCAAATAACCATTGCGGATATGCGGCGATCGTCGGACGTCCGAATGTTGGTAAATCGACACTTCTGAACCGCCTGCTGGGTTTCAGGTTGGCCATTACTTCACACAAGGCGCAAACTACGCGCCATACAATTCTTGGTATCAACACGCTTGCCGGAGGCCAGGTGATCTATGTGGATACACCGGGAATTCATCAGCGTAGCGACAATGCCATGAACCGCTATCTCAACCGCACCGCTAAAACAGCACTGGCAGATGTGGATCTGCTGATATTCGTGGTTGATGCGTTGAGTTGGAACAGTGAGGATGAAAAGGTGTTGACTCTGATCAAGCAAGTCGAAACACCCACTATACTTGCTGTCAACAAGGTCGATCGAATTAAACAGAAAGAGAGGCTATTGCCCTATCTTTCCGAGCTCTCTTCTCGCCATCACTTCATTGAGATCATACCGGTATCGGCAAAAAACGGAAGGAATCTGGATACGCTTCAGGAACTGGTGCTCCGGACATTGCCGGAGGCTGAGAATTTCTATCCGGACGACCAGTTGACCGACCGGCCTGAAAAATTCTTTGCCGCCGAGATGATTCGGGAACAGATTACCAGAAGGTATGCCAAGGAGTTGCCCTATGCAGTATCTGTTGAAATAGAACGTTTTGAGGAGTTGTCAGGGCTTTATCGTATCCATGCAGTCATTTGGGTTGAGAAAGCGGGACAGAAGGGGATCCTGATCGGTAAGGACGGACAGGCCCTGAAGGAAGTGGCTACACAGGCGAGAAAAGCCATGCAGCAGTTCTTTGATTGCAAGGTACACTTGGAG
This sequence is a window from Candidatus Thiodiazotropha sp. LNASS1. Protein-coding genes within it:
- the lepB gene encoding signal peptidase I, producing the protein MNFDFPTFLVVASALTGGIWLLDSIFLAPKRRQLATDQSVDTDEVSAAGKEPLIVEYSRSFFPVIFAVLILRSFLVEPFRIPSGSMMPTLLVGDFILVNKFSYGIRLPVLNKKIIELGDPQRGDPVVFRYPKQPWVDYIKRVIAIPGDTVYYRSKTLYVNGEAMPQTPVGRYTGTGSGVRMTGAIMAMEDLDGTEHSVLINPLAPDLPTGCRVLSQGPITIPQGQYFVMGDNRDNSNDSRCWGLVPDENLVGKAFGIWMNWDSEIDSFPPIAWERIGKGIE
- a CDS encoding MucB/RseB C-terminal domain-containing protein; translated protein: MSSVPHISNRLSQACMLLCLFLVISQSTSAADDPSPKDWLERMMRAVQQLNYQGTFVYLHDNQLESMKIVHAVQGDRVRESLMSLNGTPREVIRDEESVTCVLPDSNEVSIDRRTPSTKFLNILPHDLDQLDNHYSFQNVGKSRIANRQAQVVVIVPNDRLRYGYRFALDIESGLPLKSDLLNEHGELVEQTMFTDLQIGVAEISELHNRESLFTYRLKSHPDETNKIPLLNPNKWDFIGLPSGFRLRMQHQLIDPQGSDPIDQYVFSDGLSSLSVFVEPETREEAFSGVSRLGAINAWGGQVEGFQVTAVGEVPAVTILGIVQGMQLKQTHD
- a CDS encoding DegQ family serine endoprotease, encoding MRLIKIPAYIFTVVILGLIFTVPLNARELPNFADLAEENAPSVVNISTKQKSLSQNLQRFNIPELEDFPEGSPLGELMKKFFGNHGFPMPDEGPEKRSLGSGFIISADGYILTNNHVVDEADQILVRMNDRREFVAEVVGKDERSDIALIKIDAEDLPVVEIGDSKRLRVGEWVLAIGSPFGFDHSVTAGIVSAKGRNLPSENYVPFIQTDVAINPGNSGGPLFNLDGKVVGINSQIYSRSGGFMGLSFAIPIEMAIDVAEQLKTRGRVTRGWLGVLIQDVTNDLADSFGMEHPRGALIARVLPDSPSEEAGLQVGDVILEFNGAKIATSSELPPLVGSSNVDKPALLRILRNGKIKEINVNIGELPAEDEMALAGSQAPKVSENRLGLMVSSVSPQLQKQLRLPSQRGVVVDSVTGQAAREAGIQQGDIIIMINQQEIEGVEHFNRLVKELAADKTVPLLVHRNTGPIFLALRVPEE
- the rnc gene encoding ribonuclease III, with the protein product MKTDVDKLCRELGYRFTDPQLMEQALTHRSVGGKNNERLEYLGDAILGFVIADELFKHFREATEGQLSRLRSSLVKRDTLAEVARDFNLGDYLHLGQGELRSGGQSRDSILADGLEAIFASIYLDGGYEACRHVIQAIFLPRLGRMNLENQQKDPKTGLQEYLQANKIDLPSYEIVDIKGDPHNQRFTVNCAVIGLGKKATGEGSSRRKAEQDAASKMLTLLKDDQVK
- a CDS encoding glutaredoxin family protein — protein: MTALHFYYREGCHLCDDMLMELERLQAEWGFELIEVDIDRNPAIREKYQTRIPLLEDHQGRCLSEYFLDQVTLLRYLQGA
- a CDS encoding SoxR reducing system RseC family protein gives rise to the protein MIEEPATVISIDDEHAVVETEQRPACGACANAGGCSTSVLSGLFKRRHNRLRVFNPIHARPGQRVIIGLQENALLKVSFLAYLLPLVCMILMAILMQAAATLFIWQIGELPQVVGGLLGLIGGFILLRQLAGQKQNEPGYQAVILRLAGTVNVEFSKEYIG
- the lepA gene encoding translation elongation factor 4, with protein sequence MADLQHIRNFSIIAHIDHGKSTIADRFIQNCGGLTDREMADQVCDSMDLERERGITIKAQSVTLDYQAENGETYQLNFIDTPGHVDFSYEVSRSLSACEGALLVVDAAQGVEAQSVANCYTAIEQGLEVMPVLNKIDLPSADPERVINEIEEIIGLDAGNAIRVSAKTGLGIDELLEQLVATIPPPSGDADAPLQALIIDSWFDSYVGVISLIRVMNGVIRPKDKMRIMSTGRVFQVEKVGVFTPKQLDKSQLGTGEVGFVIAGIKEIDGAPVGDTITLENRQASVPLPGFEEMRPRVFSGLYPVNSDDYEALRDALQKLRLNDAALHYEPETSQALGFGFRCGFLGMLHMEIVQERLEREYDLDLITTAPSVVYEVLKNSGELIHIENPAALPDPSKIEEVREPVINATILVPQDYLGNVITLCIEKRGVQKNMQYLAGQVQLSYELPMNEVVLDFFDRLKSVSRGYASFEYEFTHFQVAPLVKLDVLINGDRVDALSLIVHKDQSQSRGRELTTKMKEIIPRQMFEVAIQAAIGNKIIARTTVKALRKNVTAKCYGGDITRKRKLLEKQKAGKKRMKQVGKVEIPQDAFLAVLQVGKDN
- the era gene encoding GTPase Era; this translates as MTKSNNHCGYAAIVGRPNVGKSTLLNRLLGFRLAITSHKAQTTRHTILGINTLAGGQVIYVDTPGIHQRSDNAMNRYLNRTAKTALADVDLLIFVVDALSWNSEDEKVLTLIKQVETPTILAVNKVDRIKQKERLLPYLSELSSRHHFIEIIPVSAKNGRNLDTLQELVLRTLPEAENFYPDDQLTDRPEKFFAAEMIREQITRRYAKELPYAVSVEIERFEELSGLYRIHAVIWVEKAGQKGILIGKDGQALKEVATQARKAMQQFFDCKVHLELWVKVKKSWSSDEAALIRLGYGET
- a CDS encoding DUF4845 domain-containing protein; the encoded protein is MQSLQKQKGLTFISWLVILIVAGFLVYVGIKITPVYIDHYAVKAALSSVENDPLTARKSKREIRNMIAKRLDVNNIRHVNRDHINIKRSGKNTIISIAYEERRPIVYNISLLMTFEETAELTAN